The following are encoded together in the Magnetospirillum gryphiswaldense MSR-1 v2 genome:
- a CDS encoding electron transfer flavoprotein subunit alpha/FixB family protein has protein sequence MSAEDQDQEQTPVAAAPRRGDGADLSVYHGVWVFVELERGKVHPVSWELLGEGRKLATHLGVPLSGVVLGPDAPATLEACDHAFEYGADTVYLMRGPVLTDYRTDPYTAGLTDLVNTFKPEIMLLGASTLGRDLAGALATTLATGLTADCTELRIDDETRSLAATRPTFGGSLLCTIHTLEYRPQMATVRPRVMAMPDRVPGKRGQIIEHQPKMPEEDVITKILSFIPDSDAEKAQLAYADIVVAGGRGLGKPENFKLVQDLAAVLGGDYGGSRPVTHAGWISADRQIGQTGKTIRPKLYIAAGISGAIQHRVGVEGADVIIAINSDPNAPIFDFATFGIVGDALQILPALTEALQERLAARKAAQ, from the coding sequence ATGAGCGCCGAGGACCAGGATCAGGAACAGACCCCCGTCGCCGCCGCGCCGCGTCGTGGCGATGGCGCCGATCTCAGCGTCTATCACGGTGTCTGGGTGTTCGTGGAACTGGAACGCGGCAAGGTCCACCCGGTATCGTGGGAATTGCTGGGCGAGGGCCGCAAGCTGGCCACCCATCTGGGCGTACCGCTGTCGGGCGTGGTGTTGGGGCCGGATGCGCCTGCGACGCTGGAAGCCTGCGACCATGCCTTCGAATACGGCGCCGATACCGTCTATCTGATGCGTGGCCCGGTGCTGACCGATTATCGCACCGATCCCTATACCGCTGGGTTGACCGATCTGGTCAATACCTTCAAGCCGGAAATCATGCTGCTGGGGGCCTCGACCCTGGGGCGCGATCTGGCCGGCGCCTTGGCCACCACCTTGGCCACCGGTCTGACCGCCGATTGCACCGAATTGCGTATCGACGACGAAACCCGGTCGCTGGCCGCCACCCGTCCGACCTTCGGCGGTTCGTTGCTGTGCACCATCCATACGCTGGAATACCGCCCGCAGATGGCCACCGTGCGCCCGCGCGTCATGGCCATGCCCGACCGCGTTCCCGGTAAGCGCGGCCAGATCATCGAACATCAGCCGAAGATGCCGGAAGAGGACGTGATCACCAAGATCCTGTCCTTCATCCCCGATTCGGACGCGGAAAAGGCCCAACTGGCTTATGCCGACATTGTCGTCGCTGGTGGCCGGGGCCTGGGCAAGCCGGAAAACTTCAAGCTGGTGCAGGATTTGGCCGCCGTTCTCGGCGGTGATTACGGTGGGTCGCGCCCGGTCACCCATGCCGGCTGGATCAGCGCCGACCGCCAGATCGGCCAGACCGGCAAGACCATCCGACCCAAGCTGTATATCGCCGCCGGTATCTCGGGGGCCATTCAGCACCGGGTGGGGGTGGAAGGCGCCGACGTCATCATCGCCATCAACAGCGATCCCAACGCCCCCATCTTTGACTTCGCCACCTTCGGCATCGTCGGCGATGCGTTGCAAATCCTGCCGGCCCTGACCGAGGCGCTGCAAGAGCGTCTGGCGGCCCGCAAGGCGGCTCAATAG
- a CDS encoding FAD-dependent monooxygenase, whose protein sequence is MAEKFDAIVIGAGPSGNAAALVMARAGMKVLQLERGEYPGSKNVQGAILYAEALEQIIPNCRRQAPMERPIIEQRMWVLDDESYVGSNYRGTKKKDEPPTRYTVIRANIDRWMSKKATDAGVLLICEATVLDLIKQDGKVVGVRTDRLGGDILADVVVLADGVNSLIATKAGLRPTIKAADVALAVKEMHFLPKEVIEQRFNIANDEGVVIELFGKITKGMMGTGFLYTNRESIALGIGCMADDFKKGGITPYDLLDAMKAHPAIKPLIAGSEVKEYAAHLIPEGGYKAIPQVHGDGWLIVGDSGGFVNAVHREGSNLAMTSGRLAAETILKLKDEGKPFTAQHLARYRAALEDSFVMKDLKKYRNMPEIFHANPQFFTTYPELLNKAAATILKVDGIDKKTKEKEIAGEFVKRRSRLGLLGDAIKLVRSFR, encoded by the coding sequence ATGGCCGAGAAATTTGACGCCATCGTCATCGGCGCCGGACCGTCAGGCAATGCCGCCGCCCTGGTCATGGCCCGCGCCGGCATGAAGGTGTTGCAGCTCGAGCGCGGCGAATACCCGGGCTCGAAGAATGTTCAAGGCGCCATCCTCTATGCCGAGGCGCTGGAGCAGATCATCCCCAATTGTCGCCGCCAGGCGCCGATGGAACGTCCGATCATCGAACAGCGCATGTGGGTGCTGGACGACGAATCCTATGTGGGCTCCAACTATCGCGGCACCAAGAAAAAGGACGAGCCGCCGACCCGCTATACCGTCATCCGCGCCAATATCGACCGTTGGATGTCGAAGAAGGCCACCGATGCCGGTGTGTTGCTGATCTGCGAGGCCACCGTGCTCGACCTGATCAAGCAGGACGGTAAGGTGGTCGGCGTGCGCACCGACCGCCTGGGCGGCGACATCCTGGCCGACGTGGTGGTCCTGGCCGACGGCGTCAACTCGCTGATCGCCACCAAGGCCGGGCTGCGCCCGACCATCAAGGCCGCCGACGTGGCGCTGGCGGTGAAGGAAATGCATTTCCTGCCCAAGGAAGTGATCGAACAACGCTTCAACATCGCCAATGACGAAGGCGTGGTCATCGAGCTGTTCGGCAAGATCACCAAGGGTATGATGGGCACCGGCTTCTTGTACACCAACCGCGAATCCATCGCGTTGGGTATCGGCTGCATGGCCGACGATTTCAAGAAGGGCGGCATCACCCCCTATGACCTGCTGGATGCCATGAAGGCGCATCCGGCCATCAAGCCGCTGATCGCCGGTTCCGAGGTCAAGGAATATGCCGCCCATCTGATCCCCGAGGGTGGTTACAAGGCCATCCCCCAGGTTCATGGCGACGGCTGGCTGATCGTCGGTGATTCCGGTGGCTTCGTTAACGCCGTGCACCGCGAAGGGTCGAATTTGGCCATGACCTCTGGTCGTTTAGCTGCCGAAACGATCCTGAAGCTGAAGGACGAGGGCAAGCCCTTCACCGCCCAGCATCTGGCGCGTTACCGGGCGGCGCTGGAAGACAGCTTTGTCATGAAGGATTTGAAAAAATACAGGAACATGCCTGAGATTTTTCATGCAAATCCTCAATTTTTTACCACCTATCCCGAGCTTCTCAACAAGGCCGCCGCCACCATTCTCAAGGTCGACGGCATCGACAAGAAGACCAAGGAAAAGGAAATCGCCGGCGAATTCGTCAAGCGCCGGTCGCGGTTGGGGCTGTTGGGTGACGCCATCAAGCTGGTGAGGTCGTTCCGATGA
- a CDS encoding ferredoxin family protein, with the protein MSKVEEKLFENRYRVDEGRPHIAIISADVCEGKCTAKQCTYCCPAACYAIENGRVVLTTDGCLECGTCRVICDDHFNIEWSYPRGGFGILYKFG; encoded by the coding sequence ATGAGCAAGGTCGAGGAAAAGCTTTTCGAGAACCGCTATCGCGTCGACGAAGGGCGCCCGCATATCGCCATCATCAGTGCCGATGTGTGCGAGGGCAAATGCACCGCCAAACAATGCACCTATTGCTGCCCGGCCGCCTGCTATGCGATTGAGAACGGTCGTGTGGTGCTGACCACCGATGGCTGCCTGGAATGCGGAACCTGTCGGGTCATCTGCGACGACCATTTCAATATCGAATGGTCTTATCCGCGCGGCGGCTTCGGCATTTTGTATAAGTTCGGCTGA
- a CDS encoding trypsin-like peptidase domain-containing protein — MKTRTALLALTLGLLATDGWAGIEEGLSAYQRRDWPAALREFQPLAQSGDAVAQSRLGHMLLHGNGITKDVAQAVKLLTEAADKGDALAQNTLGGLYFHGNGVPRDPARALILFSRAADQNQPNALNNLGQLYFQGNGVAKNEAKAVEYLHKSADMGISASWETLGIAYWHGRGVPADKAVALPWLKKAAERGHLVAQNLYGAALWTGNGIAQDRAEAVRWFERSANQGDPASLLNMAHAKFNGVGSAKDVETAYYYYILAERQAKPNDKTKYTEAREKARQQVTPDQERTATEKAAKWSPRPQAPGDASDAAKTDKATESAPPRPQRNAGSGVVINRDGVVLTNSHVVKSCRNIKVSLGEGTQILAASVIARDDVNDLAALNTTLRSSDSARFRDGAAMRSGDSVVAIGFPLSSLLSREPNITAGVISAQNGLRGDKRHYQVTAPIQRGNSGGPLTDMSGNVVGIVVSTLNAMKVADNSGAIPQNVNFAIKGELARKFLDENKIAYTTNAPGPALSVADVGDMARKFAAYVECEN, encoded by the coding sequence ATGAAAACACGTACCGCCTTGCTAGCCTTGACCTTGGGCTTGCTGGCAACGGATGGCTGGGCTGGAATCGAGGAAGGTCTGAGCGCCTATCAGCGCCGCGACTGGCCCGCTGCCTTGCGTGAATTCCAGCCCCTGGCCCAAAGCGGCGACGCGGTGGCGCAATCGCGCCTGGGCCACATGCTGCTGCATGGCAATGGCATCACCAAAGACGTGGCGCAAGCGGTCAAGCTGTTGACCGAAGCCGCCGACAAGGGCGATGCCCTGGCCCAAAATACTTTGGGGGGCCTCTATTTCCACGGCAACGGTGTGCCGCGCGACCCGGCCCGCGCCCTGATCCTGTTCAGCCGTGCCGCCGACCAGAACCAGCCCAATGCGCTCAATAATCTGGGGCAGCTCTATTTCCAGGGCAACGGCGTCGCCAAAAATGAAGCCAAGGCGGTGGAATACCTGCACAAATCAGCCGATATGGGCATTTCCGCCAGTTGGGAAACCCTGGGCATCGCCTATTGGCACGGTCGCGGCGTACCCGCCGACAAGGCCGTCGCCCTGCCCTGGCTGAAAAAAGCCGCCGAACGTGGTCATCTGGTGGCGCAAAACCTGTATGGCGCCGCCCTGTGGACCGGCAACGGCATCGCCCAGGACCGGGCCGAGGCGGTGCGCTGGTTCGAGCGGTCGGCCAATCAGGGCGACCCGGCCTCGCTGTTGAACATGGCCCACGCCAAATTCAACGGCGTCGGCAGCGCCAAGGACGTGGAAACCGCCTATTACTATTACATCCTGGCCGAACGTCAGGCTAAACCCAACGACAAGACCAAATATACCGAGGCCAGGGAAAAGGCCCGCCAGCAAGTCACCCCCGACCAGGAACGTACCGCCACAGAAAAAGCGGCGAAATGGTCACCGCGTCCGCAGGCCCCCGGCGATGCCAGCGACGCGGCCAAGACCGACAAGGCAACGGAAAGCGCGCCGCCGCGCCCGCAGCGCAACGCTGGCTCGGGTGTGGTGATCAACCGCGATGGTGTGGTGCTGACCAATTCCCACGTGGTCAAGTCGTGCCGCAACATCAAGGTCAGCTTGGGTGAAGGCACCCAGATCCTGGCTGCCAGCGTCATCGCCCGCGACGACGTCAACGATCTGGCGGCGCTCAACACCACCTTACGCTCCAGTGACAGCGCCCGCTTCCGCGATGGTGCGGCCATGCGCTCGGGTGACAGCGTCGTCGCCATCGGCTTTCCGCTGTCGTCCTTGCTGTCGCGTGAGCCCAACATCACCGCCGGTGTCATCAGCGCCCAGAACGGATTGCGCGGCGACAAACGCCACTATCAGGTCACCGCCCCCATCCAACGCGGCAATTCCGGCGGTCCGCTCACCGACATGAGCGGCAATGTGGTGGGCATCGTGGTGTCGACGCTGAACGCCATGAAGGTGGCCGACAACTCGGGCGCCATTCCGCAGAACGTCAATTTCGCCATCAAGGGCGAACTGGCGCGCAAATTTTTGGACGAGAATAAGATCGCCTATACCACCAACGCACCGGGGCCAGCCTTGTCGGTGGCCGATGTGGGTGACATGGCCCGCAAATTCGCCGCCTATGTGGAGTGCGAGAACTGA